Within the Aspergillus luchuensis IFO 4308 DNA, chromosome 5, nearly complete sequence genome, the region AATCCGCTTAAACCCCAGAGCATCCCACAGGCGGCAAGATGCCACGTTACTCTCATAGACCAGGTTAAAGACCGCATATGTGTACCCCTGTTGAATGTTAGCCAGATGTCTACTAGGTCAAAGACCGCAACGTTGAGGTAGGGTAACAAGTGGCTGAGGggagtactaagtagttaTGATAGGCAACAGGAATAGTGATTTGAGTCAAGATTACTGGTATTTGGTATACTAACCATCTTAGGAGCCCATTCGAGATACCCTTCCCCCATCAGTCGACCTACACCTTTGTTACGGGCGGCGTCGGTGACCAGAAACATGCCATTGCAGACGTGACTACTACGACCGGGATAATTGGGACGGATATTGAAGCTGCCCAAGCAGATCTTGGACCAATTGGCGCGGTTCCGACCTAGTGCTTGAACCTCTTGCACACTCTTGATGTCCCCCATGAGCATGATCGCGCCAAAATTGGAGAACCAATACGGCCCAAACTGCTCCAAGGGGATGGGATCAATCATGGCATAGGTATCACCACCTTCAATCTCCTTGTTCAACTGATCGGATAGGTAAGCTAATAGAGATCGGGGGATCGCATCCGCCGAAGTGAAGGGGACCAAGGTGGCGACCGTGACTCGGTCCCTGAGTATGACCTGCCGCGGCACGATGTCAAGGGGCAACTCCTTCTCCGTGGGGACAACCGTGGTCATCAAGTCCCCGTGTACGGCAGGCATGATGATACCGTGAGCCGGATGCGCCAGTCACGAGACTGCATGTTAGTGTTAGTTGGGTTACTAGCATAGTCCATCAAGGCGACAATGATCGTGAGGGTTGGTGGATAGTATAGACAGTAAAGTGAAAAGACAGGATAGCTTCACCCCGGATAGCCGTATATGGGGGAGCATGAGGTATGAAGTGCGAGGTGTCGATCTCGCCTGAGGCGAGAGTTGAATAGAGGAGGATTGGTGGAAAAGCAGGAGAATTACCGAAAAGGGAATCGGGGGGCAAAACAGGGCAGGAGTAGAAGCACTGACCGAATTTAGGGTATTCtaagagggggtgggaatatAATTAGTTCGATAAGGCACTTGGGCTGGCGTGCAAGCAAGTGCTGGGTGAGAGCACTTCAAGGACCGCTGAGTATTCTCGAGTCCGGAATGGGTTGAACGCAGATGAGAAATTGTCGTCCCGCTTGCTCCCTGCTGACTCATCGAACTAATGCTCACCGCCTAGAGGTTCCAGTCTCGAATTCTGCCGTAGGAAATGAGGGCGGCGAAGCAAtcagaggaaaagaaaaaagaaaatagttAAACCTACGGAGTTAAGAAGTAGGGAATTAATGAGCGCTTTCGTTTATCAGCCATACGTAACTGGGCACTTTATATACCCCGTATACAATACGGTGGACCTTTCAAAGAATTACTTTAGTATTACTGGGTGGCCTGTGGGTCTTCTTGTTCGGGGAAATAACGTAAAAGCAAGAGTCACATGATCGCGTGCGAGAGAGAGCCTCATCTCAAGCTTCTTCGGAACAATGGCTTTCCGATGCCGAACAGCTTCCCATCACGATACTTGCATCCAGCCTGAAGTCACTCGCACGGCTCTCACGAATTGATTCTGCTTCATGGCATCTGAATGGATCGCCTTCGCCAGAAACTGGGGAGATATCCCGTTTCCAGCGTCCTGAGGGCTTTAAGAGGTCCGCGGGGGTCCCTTACGTCGATCCATTATCCGCACCTGCGCTTCCGCTCTACAGTAACATCCGACGCTCTTCCCTCAGCAATTACAGCCCCAGCAGAACCCCCGCTGATTGTTCTCCGCGACTACCAAGAAGAATGCATCCAGTCGGTGCTGGATCATCTGGCCCAGGGTCACAAACGTCTAGGTGTCTCGCTTGCCACAGGCGCGGGGAAGACGGTCATCTTCACCCAATTAATCGGACGAATACCGCCGCGTAATGGTGTCCATGACAAGACCCTTATCCTGGTTCACCGAAGAGAGCTAGTCGAGCAAGCTGCCCGACACTGCCGCCTTGCCTACCCCAATCGAGTTGTAGAGATTGAGATGGGTAATAGTGTCGCCTCCGGTTCTGGGGATATCATCATTGCTTCCATACGGAGTCTCACCTCCAAGGATAGGATCTCCAAATTTGATCCTAGACGTTTTAAACTTGTCTTGGTAGATGAGGCACATCATATTGTTGCACCGACGTACCGGGTTGCACTAGAACATTTCGGCCTCAATAACCCTTCGCCAGACTCGCCGGCTCTTGTCGGAGTCTCTGCCACGTTCTCACGCTTCGATGGACTCAAACTAGGTGCCGCAATCGACCATATAGTATATCACAAGGATTACATGGATATGATTGACGAAAAGTGGCTCTCCAATGCCATCTTTACCACTGTTCGGTCAGAAGCCAATCTCTCACGCGTTAGGAAGGACAAATTCGGTGACTTCGCTATCAGCTCGCTCTCTGAAGCCGTCAATACCACGAGAACCAATGATATCACTGTACGCGCATGGCTGGCTAACGCACATGATCGAAAGTCTACACTGGTATTTTGTGTCGACGTTGAACACACCAGACAGCTTACTGAGGCGTTCCGCGCATTGGGCTTTGACGCTCGGTATATCACGGCGGGAACTCCAAGGGATGTGCGCGATGAACAGCTGCGTGCTTTCAGGAATCAGGAGTATCCCGTGCTTCTCAACTGTGGCTTATTCACAGAAGGTACAGATATTCCCAATATTGACTGCGTCCTGCTGGCGCGTCCGACACGGTCTCGGAATCTTCTCATACAGATGATCGGACGAGGCTTACGACTGCACCCTGGGAAGAAGGACTGCCATATAATTGACATGGTGGCTACCCTGGACACTGGTGTCCTTTCTACCCCTACACTCTTTGGACTACACCCAGACGAACTTCTAGAAAGCGCGAGAGCAAAGGAcctgagagagaagaaggatgccTCAACGGGTGCCGAAGATCGCACCGATTATCCGCCAGAGACAAACACACCCACTGAGGAACCCGACACAACCGACGACGTCAAACTCACCTTCACCAAGTACGATACCATCTACGACCTCATTCATGATATGAAGTCTGAGAAACATATCCGGTCCCTCAGCCGCTACGCCTGGGTCCGCGTAGATGAGGATAAATACACACTGTCTGACTCAACAGGATGGATAACCCTCGAGAAGACTAAGAACACATCTAACAAGGGACAAAAAGCTGATCCGTCAGCTACATACACAGTTCACCATGTGATGAAGTTCAAGTCTGCTACCGAATCGACCCAATACACTCGACCACGTCTGATCGCTACTGGCATGGACTTTGAATCCACAGTTCGTGCCGCTGATACCTTCGCAGCCTCTGAGTTTGATGAAAGGTATATCTCCACCCGGCAGCCCTGGCGTCAGCATCCGGCCACTTCAGCACAGGTAACGATGTTAAATAAAGCCAAGATTCGGAATGGACGGATTGCGCCTGGAGATTTGACCCGGGGCCAGGCCGCAGACCTGATTACGAAGCTCAAGTTTGGTGGAAAGAAGCGGTTCGCGAGCAGGCAGAAAAAGCGACGGGCTGCTGATGAGAAAGCACAGGAGTTGGCCGAACTCCGGAGACGCGAACAGGTGAGGGTAGGACCTGTGGAGGGATGAGTGCTACAGCCACAGTATCAGTGAAATACAGAGTACAAGGAAAACCCGACATCTGCCTCTTCAACCTCCGAAGGGTTCATACGGCACGCCTCTTCTCACTAGGCGAATTGTGGGTACTTCCGGGCTTTGAAGCCTAAGTACATGGTAGCAAACAAGCACGGCTATAAGCAAAACACTGAATTGGCCCCGACAGCTACCGTCAGTCAGGACTTTTGCACCATCCGATCAACCATTTCGACAACACTGGAGACTGCGTTTGGCGTGAAACATCAGAGACCCTTTCTAATACAGGATAAGTCAGTTGCAAAACTACTAGTGTGGAGAACGCCTGGCTGGcatagcagcagcatcttCCATCCGCAAGGGTGATCTGGGATAGAGCACCTGCACAAGACCAGTCGCGGACTTCATTCCACGAAGATACCTATACAAAACCTCTTGCAAATATATTACTCCTAGGCCTGTTTCACATTGTAAATCATCAACAAGTGGCCTTTTTGTATACATAttcctttgctttttggtATCACCCCTTGGGGTTGTCGAACCCATCACTATAATGTGTCCAGCCTGGAAAGGAGGCACATGACCAGTAAAAAGATATAAGCCTCCAATTACAGGCCCACTTCGGTTTTCCTCAGGATGCGATCTTCGGACCAGTGAAATGACACAATACACGTATGCCCGATGGCCGCTTCCGAAATGCCCACcataacgtaaccggcaagcgagtcggccaggcaagccagtcggccacctgtgtatcccatactaatctaacatttatctaactctaatatctcacccaccgtaagttcaattataatagaatattaactgaagctatatatatactttaagaaaccaaatatcaagaatatataatataataggattcatgttatatataatacaagtttaaaataaattaccaaaaaaatacagcgtaATACATTTTACTTgatcaaatattgatatttatcttatgatatttgtatactaatcttagatatattctagtatgccaatttcattagataaatttgaatctataaagtttggctgtagtattacagctcaaaaatcgctggattagtatgggatatacaggtggccgactggcttgcctggccgactcgcttgccggttacgttaagCGCGATGTAAAATCCACTGGTCCGAGGCCGGGTACCATGTGACTGGGCACAAAAGTTATCTGATCCGAGATAAGTTGTTTGGCAGGATCAGGTTTCTTAGCGAGGACCAGCTGCTGTCCTTAGGTAAGAGGTAAGAATTTGCTCGGATGGAATAAAAATGAGTCATGGAATCCCCTAGCTTGACTtcattttctaatttttctttattattgcTTTTGTAGGCAGGGGGGTTTTGGGATGATGCGGGATGCTGGTGGAGTCAATCAGATAACTTGAGTGAGACACGGTTGTTTTGGTGTGGGTGAGTGTATAGGGTAAAGGGGTGACAGTTGGGTACTGAATTGACATTGTGGATTACAACCCATTTCAATACGGGTATTACATGGTACACGGTGTAACCCTAATGCACTTGCCGTATTCTTGGCCCAGCTGCCGCCGGATAGGAGAATTTAGCGGGAGGAAAGACAGAGGCAAGAGAGGCGGACTAGATGTACGTAGGAATGACAACTTGATTTTGCAGATTTGCTATGCAGGAGACTGTCATTAACACAGTGGCTATCCTTAAGTGCGCGCCGAATGATCCATATATAGGTTGGAATGGTACTGATATGTGTCTTCAATGAGGAATGTAGAATGGTAACCATTACAGccagtgctgctgctgcgttACAGTATACCATCCACCAGCTACAGGTACAGCTACACTCCAGCTACCCTGCATACTAAGCTCGAACCTTGTTGCATGCAAGACCACTCCGAGTAATCCCACGAAAGCCACGTGCAAGCCGAATGGACTCTGAATACGGTTTAGGTTCGATTCGTTTCAGAGCCCAAAACTCAGCTCAAGTTTCAGATTCCAGCAAAATTTCCTCCACGAACAGAAGCAATCAGATTAGATTAGATACTCGTCGGTGGTAACTCTGGTTCGGGCTAGACTGCGCGATTATCATACGACTCGGACTATGGACTAGACTACTGTATGGTGGCGAGAACCCCCAAAACAGCCCAGCCCTGTTCCCAACAACAATATATTggcaggagaaaagaaaaaaaactctTTGCAGAACTCACTTGCAGCTACTTGCAGCTACTTGCACCAGCAACCTAGTTGTACCCTCACCAATGATTCCTATTGGTCGGGGATATACATCTCCCATGGCTCAGAGAAACAATTAATTCTTGGAGATTAATTACGCCTACGTATCCTATCCATAGCTCCGTTCGATCAGGAGAAAACCAAACTCTTCCGGATACTTTGGTCGGACAATTTCTTGGTAGTCCGTGGACTTTCGAGCTATCAGATCTGATTAGTCTTATCAATCAATATCCCCACTtgttatatactagtattgTTACTAGCCGCTTACTAGGTGTCTTACTAGTGCGAACAAAGCCTTTACACGCACACAGTAAACGACTTCGCCCACATTCAGCTGATTGATAGTCTCTCGGGTCGCTCTTTTCCGACACACCTGCAAATATTTAGGCTACTAAGCAAGCTAGCTGCCTGAGTAGCTATGACAAGGCACTGAAACAGCCCAAGACGCTGGTCTCGGAAATACTTGGTTCCGGTGGTGAACACGATTCTGAGTATGAGAATATTGAGGCTGTTTATGGTTAGATACTGGCTATAGTAATAAAGAGCGAAAACAAGATAGTAAAGGTAGAGGGGAGGTTGATATAATTCTATTCATTGGCATGTTTTCGAGGAATTTGTTGAGTAGACCATGGTTAGAGGAGCTTACTGCAAGCATGCTATTCATCTAGACTACGTGCTTAATGATTCCTACTACGACAAAGGCTACAACACGGTCAGAAGTCTTGTGAATGTCAAAGAAATGCTTTTGCAAACGGATTATAACTGAATGGTATATACAAGCATGCAAGCGATTCTATATTAAAGTCTATTAAATAATTGAAAAGGATGACCGTAGGTTTACTCCACGGTTTGATGCAACACATTCTCCCTATAGCTCGCCGATCGCTCCATAAGCTCCTCGTGTGTTCCACGATCGACACAGACACCTGCTTCAATCAAACAGATAACATCCGCCTTGCGGATTGTCCTCAGTCGATGCGCAATTGCCACGACTGTGATACCCTGTGCTGCCCTCTCCAGGCCCTCCTCCAGCAACCGCTCACTCTCTGCATCCAACGCACTCGTAGACTCATCCAGAATCAACAAGCGAGGCTTGCGTACTAAGGCACGCGCAATCGACAACCGCTGCTTCTGTCCACCAGAGAATTGGTTGCCATTCGGTCCACACATTGTTTCATATCCATCTGGCAGAGCCATGATGGTATCGTGGATGTTAGCCAGCTTGCAGGCAGCCTCGATTTCCTCCTGCGTAGCGGTGTGATTCGGAGGTGCACCGAGCCCGATGTTGAAGGCGATAGTGCCTTCGAAGAGAACACTTTCTTGAGGTACGAGAGAGATGCTGTCGCGGAAACTGGGGGGTCGGTTCTTCAGGTCTGTGTGATCGATGGCGATGCTGCCAGATTGCGGGGTGTAGAGGCGTTCgatgagggagatgatggtcGACTTTCCGGCTCCGGAGGGGCCAACAAGGGCGAAGAATTTACCAGGCTGAATGTCGAGGGTGAGGCCCTTGAGGACTTGGATGTCTGGGCGGGCAGGGTAGGCGAAGTGCACGTCACGGAGTTGGATGCTGGCGGGGGTGGTAAGTTTGGGTTCAATAGTGGTGGAAGCTTCAGGATCGTGGGAAGAATTGCTATGATCTGGCACCCGGCCTTGCATCTTGTCGGAACCGATCTCAATCAGACTAAGGATGCGGGCCATAGCAGCACGTGCGCTGGACAGTTCTGGAGCCAGTGCAAACATCTGACTCCAGAGTAGGGCGCTGACCAGCAGGGAAAACACCACAATCAGGAACTGTGTCTGCGTGTAGGTGCCATTGATGATCTGCTTCGCACCCCACCAGTAGGCGAGAGCGTTGACGAGGTTGCCCAGGAAGTAGGTCATGGCCTGCCAGAGACTAGCTTGGAGAGTAACAACGAGGGTCTCCATGCGGGGTCCCTTGAGAGAGGCGCGGTAGGTTTGCAGGATATCCTGCTGGATAGACAGAGAGGAGACGGTCTTGATGGAGGTGATTGCTTCCACTCCAATGTCCACCGACTTGGTGTAGGCAGTTTCGTGCTTTTCTTCAAATTTGCC harbors:
- a CDS encoding DEAD/DEAH box helicase (BUSCO:EOG09261CM0;~COG:A;~EggNog:ENOG410PGMY;~InterPro:IPR027417,IPR014001,IPR001650,IPR006935;~PFAM:PF00271,PF00270,PF04851;~SMCOG1122:ATP-dependent RNA helicase;~antiSMASH:Cluster_5.8;~go_function: GO:0003677 - DNA binding [Evidence IEA];~go_function: GO:0005524 - ATP binding [Evidence IEA];~go_function: GO:0016787 - hydrolase activity [Evidence IEA]); amino-acid sequence: MDRLRQKLGRYPVSSVLRALRGPRGSLTSIHYPHLRFRSTVTSDALPSAITAPAEPPLIVLRDYQEECIQSVLDHLAQGHKRLGVSLATGAGKTVIFTQLIGRIPPRNGVHDKTLILVHRRELVEQAARHCRLAYPNRVVEIEMGNSVASGSGDIIIASIRSLTSKDRISKFDPRRFKLVLVDEAHHIVAPTYRVALEHFGLNNPSPDSPALVGVSATFSRFDGLKLGAAIDHIVYHKDYMDMIDEKWLSNAIFTTVRSEANLSRVRKDKFGDFAISSLSEAVNTTRTNDITVRAWLANAHDRKSTLVFCVDVEHTRQLTEAFRALGFDARYITAGTPRDVRDEQLRAFRNQEYPVLLNCGLFTEGTDIPNIDCVLLARPTRSRNLLIQMIGRGLRLHPGKKDCHIIDMVATLDTGVLSTPTLFGLHPDELLESARAKDLREKKDASTGAEDRTDYPPETNTPTEEPDTTDDVKLTFTKYDTIYDLIHDMKSEKHIRSLSRYAWVRVDEDKYTLSDSTGWITLEKTKNTSNKGQKADPSATYTVHHVMKFKSATESTQYTRPRLIATGMDFESTVRAADTFAASEFDERYISTRQPWRQHPATSAQVTMLNKAKIRNGRIAPGDLTRGQAADLITKLKFGGKKRFASRQKKRRAADEKAQELAELRRREQVRVGPVEG